The following are from one region of the Coccinella septempunctata chromosome 7, icCocSept1.1, whole genome shotgun sequence genome:
- the LOC123316256 gene encoding uncharacterized protein LOC123316256, with translation MNNRGQRGIFPAKPNGETNPSSVTTVGRYHKDTAMKIIRTTLVVVLCLVFLKNVEAFVDSGLKVLSNSKKMSMDGGDLIGSIIEFIMDMMEMASGLIDMAMAMGRKKRSTLEDILMPADLRQKVVP, from the exons ATGAATAATCGAGGTCAGAGAGGGATTTTTCCAGCAAAACCCAATGGCGAAACAAATCCATCATCAGTAACAACAGTTGGACGATATCATAAAGATACAGCTATGAAGATCATCAGGACCACCTTGGTTGTTGTTCTTTGCTTGGTGTTTCTCAAAAATGTAGAGGCATTCGTTGACAGTGGACTAAAG gTGTTGAGTAACTCAAAAAAAATGTCAATGGACGGTGGAGATTTAATTGGGAGTATAATAGAGTTTATTATGGACATGATGGAAATGGCTTCTGGCCTTATAGACATGGCAATGGCGATGGGAAGAAAGAAAAGGTCTACCCTAGAAGATATACTGATGCCAGCCGATTTACGACAAAAAGTCGTTCCTTGA